TTCTGAAAACCCTTAGGGTCTAAAACTTTATATTAAATGGTATGCTTCTGTTGTCAAAAAGTCTTTGTATTCTTTTGTGAAAACCAATCCTTCCATAAGCTCTTTTGCTTTTGGAAATTTTGAGTTTTCGAAGTCAAAGTTTGGATATTGAGCAGCTTCATCTTTTATAGATTGATACTCTTCTTCCATACATTTTCTCAAATATTCTTCTGTAATTGGCTTACTGCTATCTCCATCCAATACAGCATTTGGATTGTTGAGCCATTGCCAAAGTTGTGTTCTTGAAATTTCGGCTGTTGCTGCGTCTTCCATTAAATTAAAAATAGCTGCTGCACCAACTCCATCTAGCCAAGAAGCGATATAACGAATACCTACATTGAAGTTCATTCTGACACCTGCATCAGTAATTTTTCCCCCTTCGATATCAAAGTTGGTAAGATTTTTTGCAGTTTCTTCTACATTTACATCTTCTCTCAAACGGTCTTTTTGGTTGGGTTTGTCTCCAAATTTAGCATCAAAAACATCTTTTGCTACTTTTACCAAATCTGGGTGCGCTACCCAAGAACCATCAAAACCATCATTGGCTTCACGTTCTTTGTCTTTCCTTACTTTTTCGAAGGCTTGTTTGTTGATTTCCTCGTCGTGTCGTGTTGGAATAAAAGCAGACATTCCACCAATAGCGTGCGCTCCTCTTGTATGACACCCTTTTACCAAAAGTTCAGTGTAAGCTCTCATAAATGGAACTGTCATTGTAATTTGTCCACGGTCAGGAAGTGGATTTTTGACTACATTTCTGAATTTTTTGATAGCAGAGAAAATATAATCCCAACGTCCTGCATTGATTCCTGCCATGTGGTCTTTGAGTTCGTATAAGATTTCCTCAATCTCAAAAGAAGCCATAATAGTTTCTAAAAGAACAGTTGCTTTAAACGTTCCGATAGGAATATCAAGATAATTTTCAGCAAAAACAAAAGCCTCATTCCAAAGACGAGCCTCTAAATGAGATTCTATTTTTGGAAGGTAAAAATAAGCTCCCGAACCACGATTCATAAGTTCTTTTGCATTGTGGAAAACATATAAACCAAAGTCAAAAAGACCTCCAGAAATAGGTTTTCCTTCAATCAATAAATTCTTTTCATTAAGATGCCAACCACGAGGACGAACCAGCAAAACAGCCGTTTCTTTATTCAATTCATAGTGTTTATTTTTCTTTTCATCGTGGAAAGTAATTGTTTTGCGAATAGCATCATAACAATTTATCTGACCTTGAACAGCATTTTCCCAAGTAGGTGAATTTGAATCTTCAAAGTCTGCCATAAAAATATTTGCACCCGAATTAAGTGCATTTATCATCATTTTTCTTTCAACAGGTCCTGTAATTTCTACTCTTCTATCTTGTAAGTCTTTCGGAATTGGAGCAACTTTCCACGTTTTGTCTTCTCTGATATGCTTCGTTTCGGCTAAGAAAGTAGGCATTATTCCATTATTGATTTGCTCTTGTCTTTTATTTCTTTTTTCTAATAATTCGTGGCGACGAGCATCAAATTTTTGGTGTAACTCTGCCAAAAAAATAAGGGCATCATCAGTAAGTATTTTCTTAAATTCAGGCGTAACTTCTCCTTTCACTTCTAGATTCACTAGAAGTTCAGATTTTGTGTTAGACATAATTGATTGTGTTGATTTTTTGAATGAAATATATTTATTTCTATGATAGAATTTCTTGTGATAAGATTTACTAAAAACAAAGCGACAAAAAAATAGTGAAGTTTGGAAACCAAACAACAAGGTAGCTTTTGGAAAGAATTTATATCTAAATAGATAACCAGTCTTTTTATGTTTTTTAAATCTAAAACGTGTATCACAAAACGGATGATTAGCGATTAATTAGCAATAAATCAGAATTTATTAAATTCGATTCAATAAAATTAAAACTAGAACTAGACTAGAACACTAAGACCCTAAATCGAATTTCTTATCTATTTATAGTAAGAATAGAGCGATTTTTTTTACAGTAAAGCTAATTTAGAAAAGGATTAACTTTGTTAAGAAAAAGTTAACTACTTATTATGTTTTCTAAAATTGTTATGCGTGCAGCGTATTTATTGGTATTTTGTTCAAATAAAGTCAATTATTTGGATAAAAGCAAATTTGAGTATAAAAAAATTATGTATTTATTCTAATAAGTAATTTTTGATTTGGCTATAAACAAGGCTTCAAAAAAGTAAGAGACAAAATATTGATTAATTATGCCACAAAAAAACTCCTTATTCATTTTTAGACAAATAAGGAGTTTTGAATAAACGTTATCACAGTTGTTTACAGGTCTAATAATTAGCAAGTTATAGAAAAACAAATCAGTCTTATTTTTCCATAACGCAGGGTTTGCAAACCCTGCGCTATGGAAAAATGAACATTACTAATTTAATTGTGATAACGTTTAATATATATTTATTAAAAAAGATATTAATCAAATCTAGAACGAACAAACCATCTATCACTAATAGAAATTCCTAAACCAAATTTTACATATTGTTCTTTTATAGTGTTCAAACTTCCACGCTGACCAATTGCTCCATACATATTAAGTGAAGAGAAGTTATTCTTGACAGGAAGTGAAAAGCCAATACTTACACTCATATCTTCAATTGATTCATTATTGACAACTAATGGTGTTTGAGAATAAGAAAACCCTGCTCGGTAAGTTGTTCGGGCTAGATAATTAGAGTTACGAACATTAGGTGTAATTTCTCCTCCTACACTAACTTTATAACTATTCTGCAAACGATTATTTCCTACAATAGAAGAGCTATTTGAGATGCTCCAATCTTGCATACTATAATCTATACCAAAACTATAAGCTGTATTTTGAGTTCCTGATGCAGCTTCTAGATAACCACGTTGTAAGCTAATACCAAACGTAATAGCATCAGGAATTTGAATAGCTTCTTTCTTTTCTGAAAAAAGTGTATCTCCATCGATAACTATATCACTAAAATTTTTGCGTTCGAAGGCTCTGAAATGAGTTGCTTCAAAGTCAGCAGCTCCATCATAACTTACTCCTACATTAATCTGTGAATTATCAAAAACAGGAATAAAATAGTGTACTCCCAAACGATACGTAAAATCACCATAATTATAACGGTCACTGAGTTGAGCTATAAAACCACCTCTAAAGTCATCTAAGGAAGCAGTAGAAGTATTACTGACTGCTCCAAAATTATAATTGATTTGTGCACCTACAGAAAGATTTTGAATAATTTTATATCCTGTACTCAAAAATACTTGTGAAACACCTCCTGAGCCTGCATAATCATATTTTACAAAAGTGGGAGTATTTTGTAAAAGTTCGTAACTAACAGCATTATAATTGACAGAAGAAAAGGGTTGAAAGCCAATATTGATAGCCATATTTTTATAAACAGGAAAAATAAGTGATAGATAACCCAAATTTCCACCAAAATCATTTGTCTGAATAGTATTTGTTCTTAAATCTTTGTATTCTCCGATTCCAGCAGCTTCAAAAACAGTAAGTTTATGATAACTCAAAAGAGCTGGATTTTGAAGGTTTGAATATTTTACTGTCGGAAGACTCACCCCTACTCCTCCCATTCCAAGATTGGAAATAGAACGCTGTGAAGAAATTTCTCCTAATCCAATTCGTGAAAAAGGATTATTTGCTGTTTGAGCAAAAACTGAAAAAGATGCAGAAAAATAGGTAAACAAGATAAAAATTACTACCAAAACAGGAGTAAATAACCTTGAACTAGAACGGAGATAAAAATTAGTTGTCTTCATTATTTTTTATAAACTGGAAAATTCGTTGTAATCCTATCAAAACCAAATTTGATTCGATAGTCCATTTTGGGTAAGTGTGAGAATTATTTGGAAAACGTATTAAATATTCCTCCCACCATTTTTTTAAGATTTGAGCATCGCCACCACAGACGACAATATTTAGCTCTTTATTTGTGTTGTTTTCATTAGTATTTATTTGATTCTTTTTTATAGAAACTTGATTCTGATAAAAATCAATAATACCCTTTATTTCAGAAATAAGTCCAAACTGAACCCCACTTTGCATTGCTTCCTGTGTTGTTTGTCCTATAGGTGTAGGCAATATTTCATTTGGTTCAAACAAAGGTAGTTTTGCTGTAAAATGATTCAGAGCCTTAAAACGCATCTGCAAACCTAATGAAATGCTTCCTCCTTCAAAAATTCCTTCTGACTGATTTGTATCAATAAAATCAAAGGTAATACAAGTTCCTGCATCAATTACTAAAGTAGGCTGTTTGATAACTTGTTTTTGTAAAAAAAAAGCACCAATTACAGCAGCCAAGCGATCTTTACCTAAAGTTTTAGGGGTTTTATAATTATTTTGAATGGGCAAAGGCGTATTTTCATCTAATAGCATAACTGATACTACGACGCTAACTCCTTTACTATCTGTTGCAATTTCTTTTATTTCTGAATTTGATTTTATGATTAATTTAGAATTATCAAGATGAGTAGAAATTAATTTTCTTTTTAAACTTTCCACAAAAGAAAGTTCAATCTCTTCATTTTTTCTAACAGAACTTATCATTATACCTTCTAAAGAAGCAGAAAACGAATTTCTAATTTCATTTATCCAATTCTCTAAGTCAGTAGTAGAAAGAGAATAACGCACTTCTAAAAGCACTTCACTTTCGAAGAGTGCTGCTTTGAGCGACGTATTTCCAAAATCTACTGCCAAAAGAAGCATAAAATCATTTTGTATAAAAAAACCTCATTCGTAAATCAAATAAGGTCGCAAATTTCGCTTTTTTGTAGCGAAATAGAAAATATATAAAGAAATTAAAACAATAAATCATTTTTTTTCTAAGAAAACCACCTCATGAGCTTCTTGTATATCAGGAAATTCTAAACGCTGGTGCATCTCCCAAATCTTTTTAGTAGGCACAATCTCTTTTTCTTCTCTTGCTTTATTATCTTTTACAATCTGATTAATATTTTTATGAAGAAACACAATCTTGATTTTGGGTTTGTAAGGAAGCCAAATTGAAATCAAACTACTTCGAACTTGTTTTGTCAGATTGGTAGCATTCCAAATAAAAGATTGTTTTTTTCGGCAATATTCTCGGCTTCGTTCTTTGGCTGCTTGAATGATTTTACCCTGATTATCAGTTGGTTTTACTTTTAGTTCTCTTCTCAAATTATCCATTGCAACGATAGGCAAATCTTCATTCATTTCTACTATGAAACTATCCTTTCCACTAGCAGGAAGTCCACAAAGCATCGTTATTTCAAAATCATAACTGGCATAAAGCTGTGTATTTGGAAAATTATCTTCTTTTCTAAAATATTCAAATCTATCATAATCTGAATGAAAAGTATAAGGCGCATCAAAACACTCATTTTCTAACCCTAATTCTTTAAAAACTTCTAAGCGATATGCCCACTCTTCCCAGTCTTTACAAATACGTCCTCCTAAATCAGCTTTTCCAAAAGCATACAACCATTTATTATTTGATAAAATACTAGTCAAAATCATATTCTTTTGAGGATTATCTTTTGAGTATGCCCAAAATGGATAACCGTGATAAAAAATAGTTTGATAGACTTTATAGATTGTATCAAAATCATAGTTTTCTTTATCTAAAATCTGTCTTGTTAGTTGTGCACCTTTTCGTGCATGGCTTGGGTGACTAATACCTCCATCAGCTTCATGTGTAAGTGTATGAGGTTTGCAAATGTCATGAAAAATAACTGTCAAGAGCAAAATATCTTGTTCTTCTTTAGAAAATGTATTCCATTCTTCTGTCTTTAATATAGAATCCAAAACCATTTGAGTATGTGTAAAAACATCTCCTTCTGCATGTTTTATTGGGTCTTGTATGGTATTTTTCATATCCTCAAAAAAAGGATTATATTTTTTCACTAATTCAAAGTCTTCTAGTTTCATTACTTCTATTTTTTATTTGATATTCAATTGAAAGAATACTTATACTCATACGTTTTTGGTTTTCGAAAAAGTAAACCTTTCAGACAGTTTAACTTCATTGAGGGCTAAAGCCGTTCATAAGTATCAATACAGTTAAGAAAACAAACTATCTCACACCTTATAAGGTGTACTGATAGAAGAAAATTTTCGAAATCTAATTACGAAGCAGTATAAAGCACACAAAAACTGATTTAAGTGTCCTTGCTTGAACAATTTTCATGAAAAAATAGTGCAACTTGTGGAACAGTCTATAAAAATAATTTGGTATTACTATTTAAGAGCAGACATATTTCTTAGATAATCGATTTTAATTTGCCTAGAAATTAGTTTGTAGGAAAGGAAATGGAAACAGTAATATATATATTATTGGAGTTACACACTCTAAATTTATGTAATACTATAACTTCTTAATAATCAGAATACTATGTACTTTTAAATGATTTTATTTGAACAAGAATTTCAAATTTATAAATCAAAATAAAACCATAACTATCTAAAATTCAATGTTTTAAAACTTATATAATATTAAGGTGCGTAAATCCTAATATTAAGTTTTGAGTAATGGAAAAAACAAAAAAGGTAAAAGAAAAATCTTGTACCTTTTTTTATTTTGAAGTGATGTCGTTATTAGTCTATCTGTTTTAGACCTATTTAAGTTTTGAGAAATTACTTTCTATGTTTGTTAACCACTTTTTCCTTTTTTCTGGAGAAACCATTTTTACTCTATTAAGACTTATCCATTTACGGTTTTTATATCCTAATTTCCAAAAAGTACCTCTTAATAGTGCTTTTTGAATGGCATTTCCAAAAATCCAATTATATAAAATACTAGGAGTATTCATTGTGGTAATTACGGTAATTCCTTTTACTTTATCCCAAAGAGGTTTCATTTTGGTGTTACTAGCATTAACATAATCGTATGCTACACCTGGAAAAATTACTTTATCAATGAATCCCTTCATTAATGCAGGCATTAATTCCCACCAAATAGGAAAAATAAAAATTAAATGTTCAGCATCTTTTAGTCTATCTCCAAATTCAATTACCTTCTCATCAATAGGATTTTTATTGATAAAAGCTCTAAGGTCTTCACTTCTCATTACAGGGTTAAAATTTTCTTTGTCAAGATGTATAACATCAACTTGATGATTTGCTATTTGAAGTCCAAGTAAGGTAGATTTTAGAATAGCATTACAATAACTGCCCTCATAAGGATGATTAAAAATAATTACGACTTTCATTTTGTATTGTTTTATTAGTTAGATAAATTTTACAATACAAAGGTCTTGAATCAAAAATGCTCTGACGATAACAATTGTTAAAAAATGACTACTTTCTATTTCTTATTCTACTTAATGATACTGAGGTAATTCCTAAAAAAGATGCGATATAATGTTGGGGAATTCTTTGAAGTAATTTAGGACTATTCTCTAAAAGTTCTTGATACCTTTCTTTTGGCGTATTTTTGATACGAGATAAAAAGAGTTTTTGATAAAGTAATAACCTTTGAAATATCTGATTTTCCATAATTTCCTTTATTTCTAAAGACTTATTTATTAGCAATTCAAAATCTCTTTTAGATATAGAATATATTATACAAGGTTCAATGCTTTCAATAGCAAATAAACTTGGCTGATTTGTTTTGAAACTTTCAATAGATGAAACAACCTCTCCTTCGAAGAAAAATTGAAATGTTATATCTTTACCTTCATGGTTGAAATAGAGTCTTAAACATCCTTTTTCAATAAAAAAAAACTTCGTAGAAATTTTACCCTCTTGAAGTAAATTTACTTTAGACGGAATTTCTTGTTTCTTTACTAAATGTCCAAATTGACTTAATATCTTATACAACATATTTTATTATTATTCTTTAATAATGATTTTTATGAATAAAATACATAAGAAGCAGAAAACACAGAAAGAAATTTCAGAATATTTTTTGCATCCAAGATATATAACAATAGATAAAAAATTGCCTAACAGAGAGCAACTATTTTATTTACTCCTCCTCTACTACTTCGGTACGCTGCAATTTAAAAGTAAACTGTGTTCCTTCTCCCATTTTACTTTTAACACTAATTTTAGAATCGTGCTTTTCAATAATATGTTTTACAATGGCAAGTCCTAAACCTGTTCCTCCTTCTTGTTTCGAACGGCTTTTTTCTATTCTATAAAAACGCTCAAAAATACGAACTAAATGTTCAGGTTCGATTCCATTTCCATCGTCTTTGATAGATATTTTTAGATTTTTGGTGGTTTGAGTGAGTGTAACTGTTACCGTTCCGTTTTCTTTTCCATATTTGATAGCATTAATAATTAAGTTTATCAAAACCTGTCGGATACGATTATAATCAGCATATACATAAACACCTTCTTCGTACTGACTGACTAGTTTTAGTGTAACTCCACGCCTTTCAGCCTTATTTTCAAGCTGTTCGAAGACTTCCAAAACTTGGTCTTGCATTTCATATTCTTCCAAACGCATCGTAATGTCGCCTGATTCTATTTGGGAAAGAGTCAATAAATCTTCCACCAAAGCAGCTAAAGCCTTTAAACTACGGGCAGCTTTACCCAAAAAAGCATCACGTACATTTTCATCATCTACTGCACCATCAATAAGAGTAAGAATAAAACCTTGTGCCGAAAAAATAGGCGTTTTAAGTTCATGTGAAACATCTGCAATAAATTCTCTTCGAAAAACTTCCATTCTACGAAGCTCATCAATTTCTTTTTGTTTCTGTCCTGCATACGCTGTAATTTCTTGATTTACTCTGCGAATAGGATTTGCAGAAGGAAGAAGGTCAGAAGAAGGAGGAACAAATTTGAAATCTTTCTTTTTTATCTTTGATAGCTTACTATATACATTATTTATTTCCTTGAAAATAAGAAACTCAAAAGCAATATAGATTAAGATGAAAGAAGATGAAAATGAAACTAAAAAACAAACTGATAAAGCCACCGAATTAACACTAGGAATTAGCGATAAAAAAGCACTCGTTACACTACTTACCAATAAAGAAAGTATAATGGCTACAGCTCTTGAGCTTACCAAAGAACGTTTGATAGCATTCATCAGACTTTCATAAATGCTCTTATTTTTTTTTCCTTCTAGCAAGGTTTTACTTTTTATTATCATGTAATTATGATAAATTCTTAAATACATTGATTTTCTGCCTTTGTTGATATTTTAGAGAAACGAGACCAACAAAAGTAAATTTCTACATTTCATCAATTGACATAAATTTATATCCGACTCCTTTTACAGTTTTGATATAATTATCTCCAATTTTTTCTCTGATTCTACGGATATGAACATCAACAGTACGAGCCAAAACATACACATCTTGTCCCCAAATATTTTTCAATAAATCTTCACGATTATATACTTTATTTGGACTTTGAGCTAAGAAATAAATTAGTTCAAACTCTTTTTTAGGAAGTGCAATCAGTTCACCATCTTTCTGTAAGGTATAACTTGTTTTATCAATATACAAATCCGAAATTTCAATTACTTCATGAGATTGTGTCTGCTGCTTTTTAAACTCTCTACGGAAAAGCGCATTAATACGGCT
This is a stretch of genomic DNA from Bernardetia sp. MNP-M8. It encodes these proteins:
- the aceB gene encoding malate synthase A, whose protein sequence is MSNTKSELLVNLEVKGEVTPEFKKILTDDALIFLAELHQKFDARRHELLEKRNKRQEQINNGIMPTFLAETKHIREDKTWKVAPIPKDLQDRRVEITGPVERKMMINALNSGANIFMADFEDSNSPTWENAVQGQINCYDAIRKTITFHDEKKNKHYELNKETAVLLVRPRGWHLNEKNLLIEGKPISGGLFDFGLYVFHNAKELMNRGSGAYFYLPKIESHLEARLWNEAFVFAENYLDIPIGTFKATVLLETIMASFEIEEILYELKDHMAGINAGRWDYIFSAIKKFRNVVKNPLPDRGQITMTVPFMRAYTELLVKGCHTRGAHAIGGMSAFIPTRHDEEINKQAFEKVRKDKEREANDGFDGSWVAHPDLVKVAKDVFDAKFGDKPNQKDRLREDVNVEETAKNLTNFDIEGGKITDAGVRMNFNVGIRYIASWLDGVGAAAIFNLMEDAATAEISRTQLWQWLNNPNAVLDGDSSKPITEEYLRKCMEEEYQSIKDEAAQYPNFDFENSKFPKAKELMEGLVFTKEYKDFLTTEAYHLI
- a CDS encoding type III pantothenate kinase codes for the protein MLLLAVDFGNTSLKAALFESEVLLEVRYSLSTTDLENWINEIRNSFSASLEGIMISSVRKNEEIELSFVESLKRKLISTHLDNSKLIIKSNSEIKEIATDSKGVSVVVSVMLLDENTPLPIQNNYKTPKTLGKDRLAAVIGAFFLQKQVIKQPTLVIDAGTCITFDFIDTNQSEGIFEGGSISLGLQMRFKALNHFTAKLPLFEPNEILPTPIGQTTQEAMQSGVQFGLISEIKGIIDFYQNQVSIKKNQINTNENNTNKELNIVVCGGDAQILKKWWEEYLIRFPNNSHTYPKWTIESNLVLIGLQRIFQFIKNNEDN
- a CDS encoding AAA family ATPase, giving the protein MKLEDFELVKKYNPFFEDMKNTIQDPIKHAEGDVFTHTQMVLDSILKTEEWNTFSKEEQDILLLTVIFHDICKPHTLTHEADGGISHPSHARKGAQLTRQILDKENYDFDTIYKVYQTIFYHGYPFWAYSKDNPQKNMILTSILSNNKWLYAFGKADLGGRICKDWEEWAYRLEVFKELGLENECFDAPYTFHSDYDRFEYFRKEDNFPNTQLYASYDFEITMLCGLPASGKDSFIVEMNEDLPIVAMDNLRRELKVKPTDNQGKIIQAAKERSREYCRKKQSFIWNATNLTKQVRSSLISIWLPYKPKIKIVFLHKNINQIVKDNKAREEKEIVPTKKIWEMHQRLEFPDIQEAHEVVFLEKK
- a CDS encoding NAD(P)H-dependent oxidoreductase, with the translated sequence MKVVIIFNHPYEGSYCNAILKSTLLGLQIANHQVDVIHLDKENFNPVMRSEDLRAFINKNPIDEKVIEFGDRLKDAEHLIFIFPIWWELMPALMKGFIDKVIFPGVAYDYVNASNTKMKPLWDKVKGITVITTMNTPSILYNWIFGNAIQKALLRGTFWKLGYKNRKWISLNRVKMVSPEKRKKWLTNIESNFSKLK
- a CDS encoding Crp/Fnr family transcriptional regulator; translation: MLYKILSQFGHLVKKQEIPSKVNLLQEGKISTKFFFIEKGCLRLYFNHEGKDITFQFFFEGEVVSSIESFKTNQPSLFAIESIEPCIIYSISKRDFELLINKSLEIKEIMENQIFQRLLLYQKLFLSRIKNTPKERYQELLENSPKLLQRIPQHYIASFLGITSVSLSRIRNRK
- a CDS encoding ATP-binding protein, which produces MIIKSKTLLEGKKNKSIYESLMNAIKRSLVSSRAVAIILSLLVSSVTSAFLSLIPSVNSVALSVCFLVSFSSSFILIYIAFEFLIFKEINNVYSKLSKIKKKDFKFVPPSSDLLPSANPIRRVNQEITAYAGQKQKEIDELRRMEVFRREFIADVSHELKTPIFSAQGFILTLIDGAVDDENVRDAFLGKAARSLKALAALVEDLLTLSQIESGDITMRLEEYEMQDQVLEVFEQLENKAERRGVTLKLVSQYEEGVYVYADYNRIRQVLINLIINAIKYGKENGTVTVTLTQTTKNLKISIKDDGNGIEPEHLVRIFERFYRIEKSRSKQEGGTGLGLAIVKHIIEKHDSKISVKSKMGEGTQFTFKLQRTEVVEEE
- a CDS encoding response regulator transcription factor translates to MQNNNRVLVVDDEPDILDLLKYNLEREGYEVEVASNGEEAIKKAEFFKPELILLDIMMPKMDGVETCRLLREMPDMIDSYIIFLTARAEEYSEVAAFDVGADDYLNKPIKPRALMSRINALFRREFKKQQTQSHEVIEISDLYIDKTSYTLQKDGELIALPKKEFELIYFLAQSPNKVYNREDLLKNIWGQDVYVLARTVDVHIRRIREKIGDNYIKTVKGVGYKFMSIDEM